The proteins below are encoded in one region of Sporosarcina sp. FSL K6-1508:
- a CDS encoding NAD(P)-dependent oxidoreductase, with amino-acid sequence MTSQLERNFVEMTSRMTKNEAQEEANRCLYCYDAPCITACPTSIQIPNFIKKIASSNMKGSAMTIMEANPVGASCARVCPTEELCEGACVLNSSTKPIKIGHLQRYATDWAMESDVELFKKGQPNGQKVAIVGAGPAGLSAARELSRFGYSVTIFEAEAKAGGLGNYGIVSFRLPNDVVDWEVAQVVKLGVDIKTNTIVGVDISAEEILAQYDSVILAVGMGAVPNLGIKGEELAGVHDAIEFVKHTKLGALTEDLVGKRVAVIGAGNTAIDGATCAVRLGAEQVDILYRRTEKEMTAYQFEYEFAKQDGVGFKWLTAPKQIIGDEAGKVVGLECVKMKLGEPGVDGRQRPEVIKGSEFVIEVDAVIKAIGQTRFVSLIEAFGLQHTNGVVDIDETTMQTSNDQVFACGDVIFGNGQGEAMVVTAAQQGKDAAYIIHERLRKPSEIA; translated from the coding sequence ATGACTTCACAACTCGAACGGAATTTTGTGGAAATGACTAGCAGGATGACAAAAAATGAAGCACAAGAAGAGGCTAATCGCTGTCTGTACTGCTATGACGCACCTTGCATTACAGCATGTCCGACAAGTATTCAAATTCCGAATTTCATCAAAAAAATTGCTTCCAGTAATATGAAAGGTTCGGCCATGACGATTATGGAGGCCAATCCGGTTGGTGCAAGCTGTGCGCGGGTATGCCCGACCGAGGAATTATGTGAAGGGGCATGTGTGTTAAATTCCTCGACAAAGCCTATTAAAATCGGGCACTTGCAACGTTATGCAACAGATTGGGCGATGGAATCAGACGTCGAGCTATTTAAAAAAGGTCAACCTAATGGACAAAAGGTAGCGATTGTTGGCGCTGGTCCAGCTGGTCTATCGGCAGCGCGTGAGCTTAGTCGCTTCGGCTATAGTGTCACAATTTTTGAAGCAGAAGCAAAGGCGGGTGGCTTGGGCAACTATGGCATCGTGTCATTCCGATTACCGAATGATGTAGTAGATTGGGAAGTGGCGCAAGTTGTAAAGCTTGGTGTGGACATTAAAACAAACACAATAGTAGGCGTGGATATTTCTGCGGAGGAAATTTTAGCGCAATATGACAGCGTTATTTTAGCGGTTGGTATGGGGGCTGTACCTAATCTTGGCATTAAAGGTGAGGAACTAGCAGGCGTTCATGATGCCATTGAGTTTGTAAAGCACACGAAACTGGGTGCACTAACAGAAGACTTAGTCGGTAAACGTGTTGCGGTCATCGGTGCTGGTAACACAGCCATCGATGGTGCAACCTGTGCTGTGCGACTAGGTGCGGAGCAAGTGGACATTCTTTATAGAAGAACAGAAAAAGAGATGACTGCCTACCAATTTGAATATGAATTTGCCAAGCAGGATGGCGTTGGATTTAAGTGGCTAACAGCGCCGAAACAAATTATCGGTGATGAGGCAGGAAAAGTAGTAGGACTTGAATGCGTCAAGATGAAGCTTGGAGAGCCGGGAGTAGACGGCAGGCAGCGACCTGAAGTAATCAAGGGATCTGAGTTTGTTATAGAGGTGGACGCGGTCATTAAAGCAATTGGACAAACGCGCTTTGTCTCGCTCATTGAAGCGTTTGGATTACAGCATACAAACGGAGTTGTAGACATTGACGAAACGACTATGCAAACATCGAATGACCAAGTGTTTGCCTGTGGAGATGTTATATTCGGCAATGGTCAAGGGGAAGCAATGGTGGTAACAGCTGCACAGCAAGGTAAAGATGCTGCTTACATCATTCATGAGCGTTTAAGAAAACCGAGCGAGATCGCATAG
- a CDS encoding Rrf2 family transcriptional regulator has protein sequence MKYSKATNYALHTMMYLTAVAPEKRMGVQQLAEAQGVSPTYLSKILTKLVKAGMIESVSGANGGYKLKSNWEAISFLEIIRAIEGSTSLFDCCLNHNPECLIQKVMVSAEEKMEQELINQTIGDLAKKMTVTL, from the coding sequence TTGAAATATTCTAAAGCGACGAATTATGCACTTCATACGATGATGTATCTAACAGCGGTTGCTCCTGAAAAGCGCATGGGTGTCCAACAATTGGCTGAGGCTCAAGGGGTTTCCCCTACTTACTTATCCAAGATCTTAACAAAATTAGTCAAGGCAGGCATGATTGAATCAGTATCAGGAGCCAATGGTGGCTATAAGTTAAAATCAAATTGGGAAGCTATTTCGTTTTTAGAAATTATTCGCGCAATCGAAGGATCGACTTCCTTATTTGACTGCTGTCTAAACCACAATCCCGAATGCTTAATTCAAAAGGTTATGGTTTCCGCAGAAGAAAAGATGGAGCAAGAATTAATCAATCAAACAATAGGAGATCTTGCAAAGAAAATGACGGTGACTCTTTAA
- a CDS encoding NCS1 family transporter, whose amino-acid sequence MANGGDYLKSPDLLPVTHQKRSIGTFGFAVIWVGMAIVLAAFAIGGSGIMSLPLPMVILATMIGSVLIGVFMTLIGDIGIEHGLSFPVYMRAPFGTIGTHIPSLVRGVTAACWFGLNTYFGAMAINGILNLLFDFNNWFLCFLIFAALQLINTSLGIKSIERFADFAAPVIILISCWMYYTLADKATAQGKDVWAWVESPTTGMAAFTAFMVVMMANMGFWATLAADMPTLSRFFKAPKNERNWFKRNKTQLVGSLIVMPITNTFIVAIGAVCYMAVASADPINALQQSANGIALGILLLMIVLAQWSTNTSANVIPAATIFSNIGGPKVPFWAGVIIAGIIGILAQPWSLFGVLVDALLIIGGILTAIVGILFADYYLIRKRRVNVKELYELEGQYKYMNGFNLAGLIAWVIGGILANMFPTYSSLVGFFVGALVYYVLAKYWWFKKYPQAELDDPSDAKYLGITVGHDWDDIVVQEIEEKGV is encoded by the coding sequence ATGGCAAATGGTGGGGATTATTTAAAATCACCAGACTTACTTCCAGTGACACATCAAAAAAGAAGTATCGGAACATTTGGTTTTGCAGTGATTTGGGTAGGAATGGCCATCGTTTTAGCCGCCTTTGCAATTGGCGGATCAGGTATTATGAGTTTGCCATTGCCGATGGTGATTTTAGCGACAATGATAGGTTCCGTATTAATCGGCGTATTTATGACGTTAATCGGTGATATTGGTATTGAGCACGGCTTGTCCTTCCCGGTTTATATGCGTGCCCCATTTGGTACAATTGGCACGCATATACCATCGCTCGTTCGTGGGGTGACAGCGGCTTGTTGGTTCGGTCTTAACACCTATTTTGGTGCAATGGCCATCAATGGGATTTTGAATTTATTATTCGACTTTAATAATTGGTTTTTATGTTTCCTTATTTTTGCGGCATTACAGTTAATTAACACATCGCTTGGCATTAAATCCATTGAGCGCTTTGCGGATTTTGCGGCGCCGGTTATTATTTTAATATCGTGCTGGATGTACTATACGCTTGCCGATAAAGCAACGGCACAAGGGAAAGATGTGTGGGCATGGGTGGAATCACCGACGACAGGGATGGCAGCTTTTACTGCGTTCATGGTCGTGATGATGGCGAACATGGGATTCTGGGCAACGTTAGCAGCTGATATGCCAACACTATCACGTTTCTTTAAAGCGCCAAAAAATGAGCGCAATTGGTTCAAACGCAATAAAACACAGTTAGTTGGTTCTTTAATCGTGATGCCGATTACCAACACATTTATCGTAGCCATTGGTGCAGTATGTTATATGGCCGTGGCATCTGCTGATCCGATAAATGCCTTGCAGCAAAGTGCAAATGGAATTGCGTTAGGAATTTTATTGCTGATGATTGTGTTAGCGCAATGGTCGACAAATACGTCCGCAAACGTGATTCCTGCGGCCACGATTTTCTCAAACATTGGTGGACCCAAAGTACCGTTCTGGGCTGGGGTTATCATTGCGGGAATTATTGGGATTTTAGCACAGCCGTGGAGCTTATTTGGCGTCTTAGTCGATGCGCTATTAATCATTGGTGGTATTTTAACAGCAATTGTGGGGATATTATTCGCCGATTATTATTTAATCCGTAAACGTCGTGTGAACGTAAAAGAACTGTACGAGTTAGAAGGCCAATATAAGTATATGAATGGCTTTAACTTAGCGGGATTAATCGCTTGGGTGATCGGTGGTATCTTAGCGAATATGTTCCCAACGTATTCTTCATTGGTGGGCTTTTTCGTGGGGGCACTCGTGTACTATGTCTTGGCGAAATATTGGTGGTTCAAAAAGTACCCGCAAGCCGAACTAGACGATCCTAGTGACGCCAAGTATTTGGGTATTACAGTTGGTCACGATTGGGACGATATCGTCGTGCAAGAAATAGAAGAAAAAGGTGTTTAA
- a CDS encoding PucR family transcriptional regulator, whose translation MGTIGKIVEGALFPMLTLVAGQSGMYRRVTGINVVESIDLIMFCRPNELVVTTGINFPHQNTSLEQLVKLAYTKKIAGFIVNTGPYIPDIPESVISFANEHELPIFQMPWERRVADLLKTTFQFIAHEQEQSTEDQVLYNLLFHYKQHVDSTRQNLTQLGFPQGAELAVITCTTTDARSSIDRYEVLIQFAFQNRYKRFLRLKHKNHLIFLINRTQITTSSSPFSKTVEDIYDKITQKNGSLNVIIGKGSFYEDYENIHKSYKESLTVIQLAQLHNNRFLYKYKEIGAYKIIMGVQNRTLIESFSQDILGQLYRYDDLHNTDYVSFLRIFLEENGSTSKVSERLFIHRNTVLYKIKKVEQLLDIDATNPFTKTNLYMAFLIEDVLTHQ comes from the coding sequence ATGGGGACGATTGGCAAAATCGTAGAGGGGGCTCTATTCCCAATGCTGACATTAGTAGCTGGACAAAGTGGTATGTATCGAAGAGTTACGGGTATTAATGTAGTAGAAAGTATTGATTTAATCATGTTTTGCCGACCAAATGAATTAGTTGTGACAACAGGCATTAACTTTCCACACCAAAATACATCCTTAGAACAACTCGTTAAACTGGCCTACACTAAAAAAATAGCTGGTTTTATCGTGAATACGGGACCTTATATTCCTGACATTCCTGAATCGGTCATCTCGTTTGCCAATGAGCATGAATTACCCATTTTTCAAATGCCTTGGGAACGCCGTGTAGCCGATCTTTTAAAAACGACATTTCAATTTATCGCCCACGAACAAGAACAATCCACCGAAGACCAAGTCCTTTACAACTTACTGTTTCACTACAAACAGCACGTCGATTCCACAAGGCAAAATTTAACCCAACTTGGATTTCCACAAGGCGCAGAATTGGCCGTCATAACATGTACAACAACAGATGCACGCAGTAGCATTGACCGTTACGAGGTACTCATTCAGTTCGCATTCCAAAATAGATATAAACGCTTTTTAAGACTCAAGCATAAAAATCACCTCATCTTTCTCATCAACCGAACACAAATCACTACATCCAGTAGTCCTTTCTCAAAAACAGTAGAAGACATCTACGATAAAATCACCCAGAAAAACGGAAGCTTAAATGTCATCATCGGCAAAGGAAGTTTTTATGAAGACTATGAAAACATCCATAAAAGCTACAAGGAATCACTCACTGTCATTCAATTAGCACAGCTGCACAACAACCGCTTCTTATACAAATATAAAGAAATTGGAGCCTATAAAATTATTATGGGTGTGCAAAATCGGACATTAATTGAATCCTTTAGTCAGGATATACTTGGACAGCTTTATCGATATGATGATTTGCACAACACCGATTACGTGTCATTTTTACGTATTTTCCTTGAGGAAAACGGCAGCACGAGTAAAGTTAGTGAACGTTTATTCATTCATCGCAACACTGTCCTATATAAAATCAAAAAAGTAGAACAGCTATTAGATATAGACGCCACCAACCCTTTTACAAAAACCAATTTGTATATGGCCTTTTTAATAGAAGATGTGTTGACGCATCAATAA
- a CDS encoding PucR family transcriptional regulator, whose amino-acid sequence MNGFSLTVADVLMKKLFSNAKLLAGAQGQLNVIKWVHIVENMDAAKLLKGNELILTTGIHLKNNDDFHHFIHQLIVSNSAGLCIELGHSIQKIPDCIQQLATDYQFPLIIFHQEVAFVEITQEIHGILINQQYGMVKNLENYAQQINKYTLTANNYEQILMHLYKHLDLQVVFTINGQKPVFIPNIQQNKYEQMQQQASPDYLEKHIIRCDVNTFNQYYGELCLFSPQRVVNEYDALILDRTVIALSHYLLRVLYSEEKKAVEDREVLEQWLNGLSNVEELTHFLQDHHAEITTSHWLVMIHQINKSKSSDLTYYKLLTRNVLEKLEFYPFIIEKQQQLIFILANLRAHETYKQRIEQAITQIHDNQQKYKYADFNISVAVGKYVTHFQAVNTSFLTAKDTLHIRRNAPQLSYFYENLHLHHLILQLQKSPYIMDMMTEYIQPVIDYDRKHRSKLVETLKVYLHTNGQKKDTAERLFIVRQTLYHRLEKIEQLLGPDFMQTEKRLALELILFNDR is encoded by the coding sequence ATGAATGGATTTTCACTCACGGTAGCAGATGTACTGATGAAAAAGTTATTCAGTAACGCGAAGCTTCTTGCTGGTGCACAAGGACAACTTAATGTCATCAAATGGGTGCATATCGTCGAAAATATGGATGCCGCCAAATTATTAAAGGGAAATGAATTAATTTTGACGACGGGTATTCATTTGAAAAACAATGATGACTTCCATCACTTTATTCACCAATTAATTGTATCCAATTCAGCTGGGCTGTGCATTGAGCTCGGTCACTCCATTCAAAAAATCCCTGATTGTATACAGCAACTGGCAACGGACTACCAATTCCCTCTTATCATCTTTCATCAGGAGGTAGCCTTTGTCGAAATCACACAAGAAATACACGGCATCCTCATCAATCAGCAATATGGCATGGTTAAAAACCTGGAGAACTACGCACAGCAAATTAATAAATACACACTCACCGCCAACAATTACGAGCAAATTTTAATGCACCTCTATAAACACCTTGACTTGCAGGTCGTCTTTACAATCAATGGGCAAAAACCTGTGTTTATTCCAAATATACAGCAGAACAAGTATGAGCAGATGCAACAACAGGCAAGTCCTGATTATCTTGAAAAACATATCATTCGCTGTGACGTGAATACTTTCAACCAGTATTATGGGGAGCTTTGTTTGTTTTCTCCGCAGCGCGTCGTCAATGAATACGATGCACTAATTTTAGATCGTACGGTTATTGCGCTTTCACACTATTTATTGCGGGTTTTGTATAGCGAGGAAAAAAAAGCCGTGGAGGATCGTGAAGTTTTAGAGCAATGGCTGAATGGTCTATCCAATGTGGAGGAATTGACGCATTTCCTGCAAGACCATCATGCAGAAATCACAACAAGTCATTGGCTGGTCATGATTCATCAAATCAACAAAAGTAAAAGCAGTGATTTAACGTACTATAAGCTATTAACGCGCAATGTCTTAGAGAAGTTAGAATTCTATCCGTTCATCATAGAAAAGCAACAACAGCTTATTTTTATTTTAGCGAATTTACGTGCGCATGAAACGTATAAGCAACGAATAGAACAAGCCATTACTCAAATCCATGACAATCAACAAAAGTATAAATATGCTGACTTTAACATTTCAGTCGCTGTTGGCAAATACGTCACTCATTTCCAAGCTGTCAATACTAGCTTTCTAACAGCTAAAGACACCTTACACATTCGACGGAACGCCCCACAGCTTTCGTATTTTTATGAGAACTTACACCTTCACCATTTAATTTTGCAATTACAAAAAAGCCCATATATTATGGACATGATGACCGAATATATACAGCCCGTTATTGACTATGACCGCAAGCATAGAAGTAAATTAGTCGAAACGTTAAAAGTATACTTACACACCAATGGTCAAAAAAAAGACACTGCCGAACGCCTGTTTATCGTTAGACAAACACTGTACCATCGTTTGGAAAAAATTGAGCAGCTGCTCGGTCCAGATTTTATGCAAACAGAAAAGCGATTAGCACTGGAGTTAATACTGTTTAACGACAGATAA
- the preA gene encoding NAD-dependent dihydropyrimidine dehydrogenase subunit PreA: MADLRIDLAGIKSPNPFWLASAPPTNSGYQVQRAFEAGWGGAVWKTLGEPILNVSSRFAAISFNGQRVAGFNNIELITDRPLEVNLQEILETKKRFPNHAIIASLMVEPQQEKWHEIVKKVEAVGVDGLELNFGCPHGMAERGMGAASGQVPELVEKQTHWVKEVARTPVIVKLTPNITDITMTAEAAVRGGADAVSMINTINSLAGVDLDSWNTVPHVGGKGSHGGYCGPAVKPIALNMVAECARNPFVNVPISGIGGISNWQDAAEFMLMGATGVQVCTAAMHHGFSIVEDMIDGLNNYLDEKGIASVMDIVGQSVQRYSNWGDLDLNYKVVAEINNDVCINCNKCHIACEDTSHQCIDMYTESGRPMLKVREQDCVGCNLCSIVCPVDGAISMVERKSSIAPMTWNDRQSLISSFSR, from the coding sequence ATGGCAGACTTACGAATTGACTTAGCGGGGATTAAATCACCGAATCCATTTTGGTTAGCATCGGCACCACCGACTAATTCGGGCTATCAAGTGCAACGTGCATTTGAAGCGGGCTGGGGTGGCGCAGTTTGGAAAACATTGGGCGAACCAATTTTAAATGTTTCATCGCGCTTTGCGGCCATCAGCTTTAACGGACAGAGAGTAGCGGGCTTTAATAATATTGAGCTAATTACGGATCGTCCATTAGAAGTTAATTTACAGGAAATTCTTGAAACGAAAAAAAGGTTTCCTAATCATGCCATTATCGCTTCATTAATGGTAGAACCACAGCAGGAGAAGTGGCATGAGATTGTCAAAAAAGTAGAAGCTGTCGGGGTTGACGGTCTTGAGCTTAATTTTGGTTGTCCACATGGGATGGCAGAACGAGGAATGGGGGCTGCCTCTGGTCAAGTCCCTGAATTGGTTGAAAAGCAAACGCACTGGGTGAAGGAAGTTGCGCGTACACCTGTTATCGTCAAGCTTACGCCAAATATAACGGATATTACGATGACGGCAGAAGCGGCAGTGCGTGGCGGTGCGGATGCCGTTAGTATGATTAATACGATTAACAGCTTAGCAGGTGTCGATTTAGATTCATGGAATACGGTGCCACATGTTGGCGGGAAGGGTTCACATGGCGGATATTGTGGGCCAGCTGTCAAGCCGATCGCACTAAATATGGTCGCAGAATGTGCGCGAAATCCTTTTGTAAATGTGCCGATTTCAGGCATTGGAGGGATTTCAAATTGGCAGGATGCTGCGGAATTTATGCTGATGGGTGCAACAGGCGTACAAGTTTGTACTGCAGCGATGCACCACGGATTTAGTATTGTCGAAGATATGATTGATGGACTTAATAATTATCTGGATGAGAAGGGCATTGCCTCGGTGATGGATATAGTCGGTCAGTCGGTCCAACGTTATTCTAACTGGGGTGACTTAGATTTAAACTACAAAGTTGTTGCTGAAATTAATAATGATGTGTGTATTAATTGCAATAAATGTCATATTGCGTGTGAAGATACGTCACATCAATGTATTGACATGTACACAGAGAGTGGTCGTCCGATGCTGAAGGTGCGTGAACAAGATTGTGTAGGCTGTAATTTATGCTCGATTGTGTGCCCAGTAGATGGTGCGATTTCGATGGTCGAAAGAAAGTCCTCTATTGCGCCAATGACTTGGAACGATCGTCAATCACTTATCAGCAGTTTTTCTCGATAA
- the hydA gene encoding dihydropyrimidinase — MKKVITGGLIATATDMYEADILIENGKIVQIGKNLSADGAEIVDATGKYVMPGGIDPHTHLDMPFNNTVTDDDWKSGTIAAAFGGTTTILDFCLSAGEEKLATAVEKWHVKAKGKSAIDYGFHLMISDLTPETEAELPLLLEQEGITSIKVFMAYAKEFQATDRTLFKAFKIAKDLGAVVMVHCENGSVIDELVEEAKQAGQTAPIYHALTRPAELEGEATKRAIELAHIAGAKLYVVHVTCKEALDEIIAAREKGYDVYGETCPPYLTLDQSALAQPGFEGAKYVWSPPLRPKYHQEHLWNALKAKQLQTIGSDQCSFSFNGKKQLGLNDFSKIPNGGPFIEDRFSILFSEGVVKGRISIYDFVDMISTSAAKIFGLYPQKGTIAIGSDADIVIFDPTVKREVSANTHHMNVDYNPYEGWEVTGEPINVLVRGEYVIKNKQFVGALGSGQYIKRALQPTTAQPINV; from the coding sequence GTGAAAAAAGTGATTACAGGTGGACTCATTGCGACAGCAACAGATATGTATGAGGCAGATATTTTAATAGAGAACGGCAAAATCGTGCAAATCGGCAAAAATTTATCAGCTGACGGAGCGGAAATTGTAGATGCAACGGGTAAATACGTGATGCCCGGGGGAATTGATCCGCATACGCATTTGGATATGCCTTTCAACAACACGGTGACAGACGATGATTGGAAGTCCGGTACAATTGCGGCTGCCTTCGGTGGGACGACGACCATTTTAGATTTTTGCTTATCTGCGGGTGAAGAAAAACTTGCGACGGCTGTGGAAAAGTGGCATGTAAAAGCAAAGGGCAAATCAGCCATTGACTATGGTTTCCATTTAATGATTAGTGATTTAACGCCTGAAACAGAGGCCGAGTTACCGTTGTTACTAGAGCAGGAAGGGATTACGTCTATCAAGGTGTTCATGGCTTACGCGAAAGAATTCCAGGCGACAGACCGTACGCTGTTCAAAGCCTTTAAAATCGCAAAAGACTTGGGCGCTGTTGTCATGGTGCACTGTGAAAATGGCTCCGTCATCGACGAATTAGTAGAGGAGGCGAAGCAAGCTGGTCAGACGGCGCCAATTTATCACGCTCTTACGCGTCCCGCAGAGTTAGAGGGTGAGGCGACGAAACGAGCCATTGAACTAGCGCATATCGCAGGAGCCAAGCTTTATGTTGTACATGTGACGTGTAAAGAGGCACTAGATGAAATAATCGCAGCGCGTGAAAAGGGCTATGACGTGTATGGGGAAACATGTCCACCTTATTTAACGCTCGATCAGTCAGCGTTAGCACAGCCGGGCTTCGAGGGGGCAAAATATGTTTGGTCACCACCGCTTCGCCCGAAATATCATCAAGAGCATTTGTGGAATGCGTTAAAAGCCAAGCAACTGCAAACAATTGGCTCGGACCAATGTTCATTTAGCTTTAACGGAAAAAAGCAATTAGGGTTAAATGACTTTTCTAAAATTCCAAATGGTGGACCGTTTATCGAAGATCGTTTCAGCATTTTATTTTCTGAAGGTGTGGTGAAAGGGCGAATTTCCATCTATGACTTCGTCGATATGATTTCGACAAGTGCCGCAAAAATTTTCGGCTTATATCCACAAAAAGGAACGATTGCTATTGGTTCTGACGCGGATATCGTAATCTTTGATCCTACGGTAAAACGTGAAGTTTCAGCGAACACCCACCATATGAATGTCGACTACAATCCGTATGAGGGCTGGGAAGTGACAGGAGAGCCTATCAATGTACTTGTGCGTGGTGAATACGTCATTAAAAACAAACAATTTGTAGGAGCATTAGGCAGTGGCCAATATATCAAGCGTGCACTACAACCGACGACTGCGCAACCAATCAACGTGTAA
- a CDS encoding aspartate aminotransferase family protein, which produces MTNLTSQNWQVKDEQYVWHSMKPYNPNTTTIIQKSKGAWITDIDGKRYLDAMSGLWCVNVGYGREELAKAAYEQLLENAYTPLSVGHIPAIQLSEKISELLGDDYVVFFSNSGSEANEAAFKIARQYHQQKGHTNRTKFISRYRAYHGNTMGALAATGQAQRKYKYEPLAPGFLHVAPPDAYRANEDHITEPTALPSVQAIDNVMTWESSETIAGVILEPIITGGGVIMPHEDYLRGVKAVCEKHGALLIVDEVICGFGRTGKAFGFQNYDIQPDIVTMAKGLTSAYMPLSATAVRREIYEAFNGSEEYDFFRHVNTFGGSPAACAVALKNIEIMENENLFARSEEMGAIIHAELQERLKDHPNVGNIRGKGLLIGIELVSDKNSKAPMDVTAVNKVIALCKEQGLIIGKNGVTVAGFNNTLTLAPPLIISLAEKDVIVEKLTHALNELLQKA; this is translated from the coding sequence GTGACGAATTTAACGAGTCAAAATTGGCAAGTAAAAGATGAACAATATGTATGGCATTCCATGAAGCCCTACAACCCAAACACGACGACAATCATTCAGAAATCGAAAGGCGCTTGGATAACGGACATTGATGGGAAACGTTATTTAGATGCCATGTCTGGTTTATGGTGTGTGAACGTTGGCTACGGGCGAGAGGAACTCGCCAAAGCCGCTTACGAGCAATTACTGGAAAATGCCTATACTCCTCTATCCGTGGGGCACATCCCTGCCATACAACTGAGCGAAAAAATCAGCGAATTATTAGGCGATGATTATGTTGTGTTTTTCTCTAATAGTGGTTCAGAGGCGAATGAAGCCGCCTTCAAAATCGCACGTCAATACCATCAGCAAAAAGGTCATACAAATCGCACCAAATTTATTTCCCGCTATCGTGCCTACCACGGCAATACGATGGGGGCATTAGCGGCAACAGGGCAAGCACAACGTAAATATAAGTACGAACCGTTAGCACCTGGTTTCCTCCATGTTGCACCACCAGATGCCTACCGTGCAAACGAAGATCATATTACAGAGCCAACTGCCCTACCGTCTGTTCAGGCAATCGATAATGTCATGACTTGGGAATCATCCGAGACGATTGCCGGCGTAATACTTGAGCCTATTATTACCGGTGGCGGCGTGATAATGCCCCATGAGGACTATTTGCGTGGGGTAAAAGCAGTTTGTGAAAAGCATGGGGCCCTGCTCATTGTCGATGAAGTAATTTGCGGCTTCGGACGTACAGGCAAAGCATTTGGCTTCCAAAATTATGACATTCAGCCGGATATTGTCACAATGGCAAAAGGCTTAACAAGTGCTTATATGCCGTTATCTGCTACAGCTGTGCGTCGCGAAATTTATGAGGCTTTCAATGGGAGTGAGGAGTACGACTTTTTCCGCCACGTCAACACATTCGGAGGTTCTCCAGCAGCTTGTGCAGTTGCCCTCAAAAATATCGAAATCATGGAAAATGAAAATTTATTTGCTCGCTCAGAAGAAATGGGCGCAATTATCCATGCGGAACTACAAGAACGCTTAAAGGATCATCCAAATGTCGGCAACATCCGCGGTAAAGGCTTACTGATTGGCATTGAGCTTGTGAGTGACAAAAACAGCAAAGCGCCAATGGATGTAACTGCTGTCAACAAAGTCATCGCTTTATGTAAAGAACAAGGGTTAATCATCGGGAAAAATGGTGTCACGGTTGCAGGCTTTAACAATACGTTAACTCTCGCTCCACCACTGATTATTTCATTAGCAGAAAAAGATGTGATTGTTGAAAAACTTACGCACGCTTTAAATGAACTACTGCAAAAAGCGTAA